In one Xiphophorus couchianus chromosome 17, X_couchianus-1.0, whole genome shotgun sequence genomic region, the following are encoded:
- the LOC114160733 gene encoding NXPE family member 3-like isoform X1 translates to MEKNTKGKSSFVMEGQTFRKRFPLKYSWIFLFLACLVLWVMFYSENITDHITCRLSELKMSVLTTKAPTPNATTSKRPTEPPEPANICSFHSVLPEDVLEAELLKESIAWPETPSLPPNFSLNDTSGSAHSTFTILPRNGGGSWRVGDQLEVLIQIADFHGRRKSSGGDVLLARLHNPTLFAGVAGRVLDHRNGSYTAAFSLLWEGSAQVEVTLVHPSEAVTVLERITQQNPGRIYLKGNFRAGSVTEATSCNVCLKEPPEKLCNFTDIRTGEPWFCYKPKKLKCEHWLIHSSGGFSLKLKPMEEKLFQRGVNMKVFIQSSGPSNITILPKLKVLNETVSTNTSGRGVITQPAGYYYQGIWRALDGSTVHQLTNNSAISQCLSGKVLHLYGDSTIRQWFEYLISAAPDLKKFDLKSLTQTGPFMALNYAKNILVTFCCHAPPIRFGHLPISQIRYIANELDGVVGGENTAVVIGVWSHFSTFPVEVYIRRLLTIRRAVERLLTRAPGTLVIIRTANPKALSLYETLTNSDWFSIQRDKILRTIFKGVNVRFVDAWEMTLAHHLPHNLHPQLPIIRNMLNVVLSHICSPAGNFKKATKL, encoded by the exons atggagaaaaatacaaag GGCAAGTCGTCATTTGTCATGGAAGGCCAGACGTTCAGAAAACGTTTTCCTCTGAAGTACAGTTGGATCTTCCTGTTCTTGGCCTGCCTTGTTTTATGGgtcatgttttacagtgaaaacaTCACTGATCATATAACCTGCAGGTTATCGGAG CTAAAGATGAGCGTTCTCACCACCAAGGCTCCAACACCCAACGCCACAACGTCAAAACGTCCCACTGAGCCTCCAGAGCCAGCCAACATCTGCTCCTTCCACTCTGTGTTACCAGAAGACGTTCTGGAGGCAGAACTGTTGAAGGAGTCCATCGCCTGGCCTGAAACTCCTTCTCTCCCGCCTAACTTCTCTCTGAATGACACCAGTGGTTCAGCTCACAGCACCTTCACCATTCTGCCAAGAAACGGCGGAGGAAGTTGGCGAGTTGGGGATCAGCTGGAGGTCCTGATACAAATCGCCGACTTCCACGGCCGCCGCAAGTCGTCAGGAGGAGATGTTCTGCTCGCTCGGCTGCACAACCCGACTCTTTTTGCAGGCGTTGCAGGGCGAGTGTTGGATCATCGCAATGGCTCTTACACTGCTGCGTTCTCTTTACTCTGGGAAGGAAGCGCACAGGTTGAG GTGACCCTGGTCCATCCCAGCGAGGCGGTCACTGTGCTGGAAAGAATCACCCAGCAGAACCCTggcagaatttatttaaaaggcaACTTCCGCGCTGGCTCAGTCACTGAAGCTACTTCTTGCAACGTGTGCCTCAAGGAGCCACCGGAAAAACTGTGCAACTTCACCGACATCCGCACCGGTGAGCCCTGGTTCTGCTACAAGCCAAAGAAACTCAAATGTGAACACTGGCTCATTCACTCATCTGGAGGATTCAGTCTGAAACTAAAGCCAATGGAGGAAAAACTCTTTCAAAG GGGTGTCAACATGAAAGTCTTCATTCAATCATCAGGGCCTTCAAACATCACTATTTTACCCAAACTGAAAG TTCTGAATGAAACAGTTTCAACAAACACATCAG GACGAGGTGTGATCACTCAACCTGCTGGTTATTATTACCAGGGTATTTGGCGAGCCCTAGATGGCTCCACAGTTCACCAGCTTACTAACAACTCAGCAATTAGCCAGTGTTTGAGTGGCAAGGTGCTCCACCTGTATGGAGACTCCACCATCAGGCAGTGGTTTGAATATTTAATCTCAGCAGCACCAG ATCTAAAGAAGTTTGACCTGAAAAGTCTAACGCAGACAGGACCTTTCATGGCCTTGAATTACGCAAAGAACATCTTAGTGACGTTCTGCTGCCACGCTCCTCCCATCCGTTTCGGTCACTTGCCGATCAGTCAGATACGATACATTGCCAACGAACTGGATGGTGTGGTTGGAGGTGAAAACACGGCTGTAGTTATCGGAGTTTGGTCGCACTTCAGCACTTTCCCCGTTGAGGTCTACATCCGGCGCCTGCTGACCATACGGAGGGCAGTGGAGCGGCTGTTGACCAGAGCTCCAGGTACGCTGGTCATCATCAGGACCGCGAACCCCAAAGCTCTGTCCCTCTACGAGACTCTGACCAACAGTGACTGGTTTTCAATTCAACGTGACAAAATACTCAGGACAATATTTAAAGGGGTCAATGTCCGATTTGTGGATGCCTGGGAGATGACCTTGGCCCACCACCTGCCGCACAACCTCCACCCACAGCTTCCCATAATTAGAAACAtgctaaatgttgttttatcccACATATGTTCTCCAGcgggaaactttaaaaaagcaacaaagttgTAG
- the LOC114160733 gene encoding NXPE family member 3-like isoform X2: MEKNTKGKSSFVMEGQTFRKRFPLKYSWIFLFLACLVLWVMFYSENITDHITCRLSELKMSVLTTKAPTPNATTSKRPTEPPEPANICSFHSVLPEDVLEAELLKESIAWPETPSLPPNFSLNDTSGSAHSTFTILPRNGGGSWRVGDQLEVLIQIADFHGRRKSSGGDVLLARLHNPTLFAGVAGRVLDHRNGSYTAAFSLLWEGSAQVEVTLVHPSEAVTVLERITQQNPGRIYLKGNFRAGSVTEATSCNVCLKEPPEKLCNFTDIRTGEPWFCYKPKKLKCEHWLIHSSGGFSLKLKPMEEKLFQRGVNMKVFIQSSGPSNITILPKLKGRGVITQPAGYYYQGIWRALDGSTVHQLTNNSAISQCLSGKVLHLYGDSTIRQWFEYLISAAPDLKKFDLKSLTQTGPFMALNYAKNILVTFCCHAPPIRFGHLPISQIRYIANELDGVVGGENTAVVIGVWSHFSTFPVEVYIRRLLTIRRAVERLLTRAPGTLVIIRTANPKALSLYETLTNSDWFSIQRDKILRTIFKGVNVRFVDAWEMTLAHHLPHNLHPQLPIIRNMLNVVLSHICSPAGNFKKATKL, translated from the exons atggagaaaaatacaaag GGCAAGTCGTCATTTGTCATGGAAGGCCAGACGTTCAGAAAACGTTTTCCTCTGAAGTACAGTTGGATCTTCCTGTTCTTGGCCTGCCTTGTTTTATGGgtcatgttttacagtgaaaacaTCACTGATCATATAACCTGCAGGTTATCGGAG CTAAAGATGAGCGTTCTCACCACCAAGGCTCCAACACCCAACGCCACAACGTCAAAACGTCCCACTGAGCCTCCAGAGCCAGCCAACATCTGCTCCTTCCACTCTGTGTTACCAGAAGACGTTCTGGAGGCAGAACTGTTGAAGGAGTCCATCGCCTGGCCTGAAACTCCTTCTCTCCCGCCTAACTTCTCTCTGAATGACACCAGTGGTTCAGCTCACAGCACCTTCACCATTCTGCCAAGAAACGGCGGAGGAAGTTGGCGAGTTGGGGATCAGCTGGAGGTCCTGATACAAATCGCCGACTTCCACGGCCGCCGCAAGTCGTCAGGAGGAGATGTTCTGCTCGCTCGGCTGCACAACCCGACTCTTTTTGCAGGCGTTGCAGGGCGAGTGTTGGATCATCGCAATGGCTCTTACACTGCTGCGTTCTCTTTACTCTGGGAAGGAAGCGCACAGGTTGAG GTGACCCTGGTCCATCCCAGCGAGGCGGTCACTGTGCTGGAAAGAATCACCCAGCAGAACCCTggcagaatttatttaaaaggcaACTTCCGCGCTGGCTCAGTCACTGAAGCTACTTCTTGCAACGTGTGCCTCAAGGAGCCACCGGAAAAACTGTGCAACTTCACCGACATCCGCACCGGTGAGCCCTGGTTCTGCTACAAGCCAAAGAAACTCAAATGTGAACACTGGCTCATTCACTCATCTGGAGGATTCAGTCTGAAACTAAAGCCAATGGAGGAAAAACTCTTTCAAAG GGGTGTCAACATGAAAGTCTTCATTCAATCATCAGGGCCTTCAAACATCACTATTTTACCCAAACTGAAAG GACGAGGTGTGATCACTCAACCTGCTGGTTATTATTACCAGGGTATTTGGCGAGCCCTAGATGGCTCCACAGTTCACCAGCTTACTAACAACTCAGCAATTAGCCAGTGTTTGAGTGGCAAGGTGCTCCACCTGTATGGAGACTCCACCATCAGGCAGTGGTTTGAATATTTAATCTCAGCAGCACCAG ATCTAAAGAAGTTTGACCTGAAAAGTCTAACGCAGACAGGACCTTTCATGGCCTTGAATTACGCAAAGAACATCTTAGTGACGTTCTGCTGCCACGCTCCTCCCATCCGTTTCGGTCACTTGCCGATCAGTCAGATACGATACATTGCCAACGAACTGGATGGTGTGGTTGGAGGTGAAAACACGGCTGTAGTTATCGGAGTTTGGTCGCACTTCAGCACTTTCCCCGTTGAGGTCTACATCCGGCGCCTGCTGACCATACGGAGGGCAGTGGAGCGGCTGTTGACCAGAGCTCCAGGTACGCTGGTCATCATCAGGACCGCGAACCCCAAAGCTCTGTCCCTCTACGAGACTCTGACCAACAGTGACTGGTTTTCAATTCAACGTGACAAAATACTCAGGACAATATTTAAAGGGGTCAATGTCCGATTTGTGGATGCCTGGGAGATGACCTTGGCCCACCACCTGCCGCACAACCTCCACCCACAGCTTCCCATAATTAGAAACAtgctaaatgttgttttatcccACATATGTTCTCCAGcgggaaactttaaaaaagcaacaaagttgTAG
- the LOC114160736 gene encoding NXPE family member 3-like, translating into MMRPPAWRAFCCLKFRFIYLLLTLNVIILLLYRDNYLRTCEVTKAKLTNSIAKTSCSFHSLSPKEAQVANSLKRLIAWPKTLSLPPHLSLSDTSDPAHSTFTVLPNERGSWFVGGQLEVLIKMSDFHGRPKTCGGDFLLARLHNPTLNAGVAGRVFDHRNGSYTAVFSLLWEGSAHVEVTLVHPSEGVAVLEKLTQEQPDRIYFRSLFRLGSAHEMTTCNICLRSSQRLCDYTDLSTGEPWFCYKPKNLSCDARISHAKAGFRVYLRPVEEKLFQSAVNLKVSIPASGPAHVQVRSQFDYFYRSDFNFPWDFSGGVKKTTQSSPSGYYYQGAWRSLDGTTVHQFNTITAISQCLKNKALHLYGDSTIRQWFEYLNQSLPDLKEFDLRSSNQTGPFLALDYANNILLTFRSHGPPIRFRIIPISNLHYIANELDRVVGGTNTVVVIGIWSHFSTFPIEVYIRRLLNIRKAVVRLLSRSPDTLVIIRTANPKALTLYETLTNSDWYSLQRDKVLRAIFKRVKVKLVDAWEMSIAHHLPHSLHPQSPIVKNMIAVVLSYICPKTENL; encoded by the exons ATGATGAGACCACCAGCCTGGAGAGCCTTTTGCTGTCTGAAGTTCAGATTTATCTACCTCCTCTTGACTCTGAATGTCATTATTCTGCTGCTGTACAGAGACAATTATTTAAGAACATGTGAAGTAACCAAG gcaaaaCTCACCAACAGTATTGCTAAAACCAGCTGCTCCTTCCATTCACTATCACCAAAGGAGGCACAAGTGGCAAATTCTCTGAAACGCTTAATTGCCTGGCCCAAAACGCTTTCTTTGCCACCTCACCTCTCCTTGAGTGACACCAGTGATCCCGCTCACAGCACCTTCACCGTTCTCCCAAACGAACGGGGAAGTTGGTTTGTAGGGGGTCAGCTGGaggttttgataaaaatgtccGACTTCCACGGTCGGCCCAAAACGTGTGGCGGAGACTTCCTGCTTGCTCGGCTGCACAACCCTACCCTTAACGCAGGCGTGGCGGGGCGAGTTTTTGATCATCGCAATGGCTCCTACACTGCTGTATTCTCTTTACTCTGGGAAGGAAGCGCACACGTTGAG GTGACCTTGGTCCACCCTAGTGAGGGAGTCGCCGTGCTGGAAAAGCTGACCCAGGAGCAACCTGACAGAATCTATTTCCGCAGTCTCTTCCGACTGGGTTCAGCGCACGAAATGACGACCTGCAACATATGCCTCCGTTCAAGTCAGAGGCTGTGCGACTACACGGACCTCAGCACAGGTGAGCCCTGGTTCTGCTACAAGCCAAAGAATTTGAGCTGTGATGCCAGGATCAGCCACGCCAAAGCAGGATTCAGAGTATATCTCAGGCCAGTGGAGGAAAAGCTCTTTCAAAG TGCCGTCAACCTGAAGGTCTCCATTCCGGCTTCAGGACCTGCACACGTCCAAG ttCGGAGTCAATTTGATTACTTTTACAGATCAG ATTTTAACTTCCCTTGGGACTTTTCTGGTGgagtaaaaaaaactacacagtCTAGCCCCTCTGGTTATTACTACCAGGGTGCTTGGCGGTCACTAGATGGCACCACAGTTCACCAGTTTAACACCATCACAGCAATCAGCCAgtgtctgaaaaacaaagcaCTCCACCTGTATGGAGACTCCACCATTAGACAGTGGTTTGAATATTTAAACCAATCGCTACCAG ATCTCAAGGAGTTTGACCTGCGGAGTTCCAATCAAACCGGACCGTTCCTGGCTTTGGATTAcgcaaacaacattttattgacgTTCCGCAGCCACGGCCCTCCTATCCGTTTTCGCATCATCCCTATCAGTAATCTCCATTATATTGCCAACGAACTGGACCGCGTGGTTGGGGGAACCAATACGGTTGTCGTTATCGGCATCTGGTCTCACTTCAGCACTTTCCCCATTGAGGTCTACATCCGACGTCTGCTGAACATTCGGAAAGCGGTGGTGCGGCTGTTGAGCAGGTCTCCAGATACTCTAGTCATCATCAGGACCGCGAACCCCAAAGCGCTGACGCTGTACGAGACTCTGACCAACAGCGACTGGTATTCACTACAGCGTGACAAGGTCCTCAGGGCAATATTTAAAAGAGTCAAAGTCAAACTAGTGGACGCCTGGGAGATGTCTATAGCCCACCACCTGCCGCACAGCCTCCACCCACAATCTCCCATAGTTAAGAACATGATAGCTGTTGTTTTGTCTTACATATGCCCCAAAACTGAGAATTTATAA